GGATTGATCAGACATTTTAGAGGTGAAATCGAGGACAGGATTAATAAGTATAAAAGAACACATAAAAAAGTAGCATAGATTCCCAATAAAAATGACCAAAAAGAAAAAGCCGTATAAAAAGAAGGCGAGTAGTAAAAAAAGCTTTAAAAAAAGAGTAATAATTCTTTTTTTTAAAGTAGGCTTTGTTATTTCCTTAATATGTGTTTCCTTGATTCTTTTAATAATTGCCTACTATTCTTCGGATTTACCTAATATAGCGCAAGTTTATGAATTTAAAAAACAACCGAGTTTTACCGTATTGGACAGAAACGGCCGGATTTTGGCTAACTATGGAGATTTGCAGGGAAGGGATTTAAAATTCGAGCAAATCCCAAAAACATTGATCCAAGCTGTGGTAGCAATTGAAGACAGAAGGTTTTTTGAGCATCAAGGTGTAGATGTTTGGGGAATAATACGTGCAATATATAGAAATAAAAAAGCCGGAAAAGTTGTTCAAGGAGGAAGCACTATTACCCAACAGTTAGCGAAAATTGCTTTTCTAACTCCTGAAAAAACTTTTAAGCGCAAAATCCAGGAAGCATTGATTGCAATCAAGCTGGAAAAAAAATATAGCAAAAAGGAGATAATGCGACTTTACTTAAATAGAGTTTATCTAGGCAAAGGAAACTTTGGGGTTGATGCGGCAGCAAAATTTTATTTCGGGAAATATATAGAAAAAGTCAGTTTGTATGAAGCTGCGATATTGGCCGGTATGCTTAAAGCGCCGAGCAAATACGCGCCTGCTAATAACCATGAGCTATCAATAAAACGTGCAAAGCAAGTGTTATCCGCTATGGAAGAAGAAAATTATATTACTCATACAGATATAAAGAAAGCTATTCCTCCCTTAATTATGGAGCGGGGTAATGCCAGAGGCGCTTTGCAAAATCCTTATTTCTCCGATTATGTGATTGAACAGTTACCTCTCTATCTTACTGCTAATAATCAGGATGTAAAAATTTATACAACTTTAGATTTAAATTTACAAAAAAGACTGGAAGAAGCGATATTAGAGAATATGAAAAATGCTAAAAGCAAATCCAATGCTTCCGAAGCGGCGGCAGTAGCCATAAATAGGCGAGGGGAGATTGTTGCCTTGGTTGGCGGAGTCTCATATAACAAGAGCCAGTTCAACCGAGCTACAAGTGCTAAAAGACAACCCGGTTCGGCATTTAAACTTTTTGTTTACCTTACGGCTTTAGAAAACGGGTATAGTAAAGAAAGCATAGTAATTGACTCACCAATTAAAATAAACAAATGGTCCCCGAGAAATTTTAGCCGCCAATATTTAGGAGAAGTTATTTTAGAAGAAGCTTTTGCTAAATCTATTAACACGGTTGCGGTAAAATTATCGGAAAGCTTGGGAAGAGAAAAAGTTATAAATACAGCAGGTAAGCTTGGTATAAAAGATAAGATGAAAAACCTACCGAGTATAGCTTTGGGCTCGGAAGTAACTTCTTTGCTTGATTTGTCTGGTTCATATTCGATAGTAGCAAACGGAGGATATAACATTAGACCTTATGCAGTACTAAAGATTACCGATAGAAGCGGAAAAGTTTTATATTTAAATAAAAACAATTCCTATAAAAAAGTTATATCAGACTCAGCTAATCAGCAAATTAAACATATGCTTGCCAAAGTAATTCAAAACGGAACCGGTA
The genomic region above belongs to Candidatus Jidaibacter acanthamoeba and contains:
- a CDS encoding transglycosylase domain-containing protein; this translates as MTKKKKPYKKKASSKKSFKKRVIILFFKVGFVISLICVSLILLIIAYYSSDLPNIAQVYEFKKQPSFTVLDRNGRILANYGDLQGRDLKFEQIPKTLIQAVVAIEDRRFFEHQGVDVWGIIRAIYRNKKAGKVVQGGSTITQQLAKIAFLTPEKTFKRKIQEALIAIKLEKKYSKKEIMRLYLNRVYLGKGNFGVDAAAKFYFGKYIEKVSLYEAAILAGMLKAPSKYAPANNHELSIKRAKQVLSAMEEENYITHTDIKKAIPPLIMERGNARGALQNPYFSDYVIEQLPLYLTANNQDVKIYTTLDLNLQKRLEEAILENMKNAKSKSNASEAAAVAINRRGEIVALVGGVSYNKSQFNRATSAKRQPGSAFKLFVYLTALENGYSKESIVIDSPIKINKWSPRNFSRQYLGEVILEEAFAKSINTVAVKLSESLGREKVINTAGKLGIKDKMKNLPSIALGSEVTSLLDLSGSYSIVANGGYNIRPYAVLKITDRSGKVLYLNKNNSYKKVISDSANQQIKHMLAKVIQNGTGKKAHIAGAEVFGKTGTTQDYRDACFIGFTDYLTVGVWVGNDDNTSMKRVMGGGLPAEIWKDFMKKNVEKNHGTIWKKVENIGNEKKSNSIMNFLSSVFNKKEKGETIDSIIEKNTKK